The sequence below is a genomic window from Ottowia sp. SB7-C50.
TGCGGCTGCACGTCCAGGATGCGCTGGTGGCCGTTGGTGGCCGCGCCGCCGGCCTGCTCGACCAGCCAGGACATCGGATTGGCCTCGTACATCAGGCGCAGCTTGCCGGGCTTGTTGGGCTCGCGCTTGTCCCACGGGTACATGAAGATGCCGCCGCGCGTCAGGATGCGGTGCACGTCGGCCACCATGCTGGCCACCCAGCGCATGTTGAAGTCCTTGCCGCGCGGGCCTTCCTTGCCCTGCAGGCATTCGTCGATGTAGCGCTTGACCGGCGCGTCCCAGTGGCGCATGTTGCTCATGTTGATGGCGAATTCCTTGGTGTCGGCCGGAATTTCCACCTTGTCCTGCGTCAGCACGAAGCTGCCCATCTCGCGGTCCAGCGTGAACATGGCAACGCCGTCGCCCACCGTGAGCACCAGCGTGGTTTGCGGCCCATAGACGCAATAGCCTGCGGCCACCTGGCACTTGCCAGGTTGCAGGAAGTCGCCTTCCTCCACGCCGCGGTCGCCTTCGGGCATCTTGAGGACGCTGAAGATGGTGCCGATGCTGACGTTGACCTCGATGTTGCTGGAGCCGTCGAGCGGGTCCATCAGCAGCAGGTATTCGCCGCGCGGGTAGCGGTTGGGCACCAGGTAGATGCTGTCCATTTCCTCGCTGGCCATGGCCGCCAGGTGGCCGCCCCATTCGTTGGCCTCGATCAGCACTTCGTTGGCGATGATGTCCAGCTTCTTCTGCACTTCGCCCTGCACATTTTCGCTGCCCGCCGAGCCCAGCACGCCGCCAAGCGCGCCCTTGTTGACGGCATGGCTGATGCTCTTGCAGGCGCGGGCGACGACTTCGAGCAGCAGGCGCAGCTGCGAAGGGATGTGGCCGTCGACGCGTTGTTTTTCGACCAGATAGCGGGTGAGGGAGATGCGGGTGCTCATGCGGATGCCTTGGGTTCGGTATCGGGGGTGGGGGGCGGTGCGCGCCTCGGCGCCGTCGGCCGCCTGCGGCTCGGCAACGGCGTCGTGCGGCGCCAGCGCGCGTGCGATGACTTCACGCACGTCGTTGCTGAGGTCGGCGCGCGCGGCCACGCGCTCGATGGCTTCGCGCGCGGCGCTGCGGTAGGGCTCGGCCAGCTGGGCCCACGAGTCCATGGCGCGGGCCAGGCGCGAGGCGACCTGCGGGTTCATGCCGTCGAGTTCGAGCACGCGGTCGGCCCAGAACACGTAGCCCGACGCATCGCGGCGGTGAAAGCCCGCCGGGTTGCCGTGGCAGAAGCTGGACAGCACGCTGCGTGCGCGGTTGGGGTTGCGCACGCTGAAGTCGGGGTGCTTCATCAGCTGGCGCACCAGCGGCAGGATGTTGCCGCCGCGGTCGGGCGCGGACGCCTGCAGGGCAAACCACTTGTCGAGCGCCAGCGGCTCGTGCCGGAACAGCTGGTAAAAATGCGCCAGCGCGGGCGCGGCCAGCGGGTGGTCGGCATAGACCAGCGCTTCCAGCGCGTTCAGGCGGTCGGTCATGTTGCCGGCGTCCTTCACGCGCTGGTAGGCCTTGCCGGGCCACACGGCGTTGCGGTCGTGGCGCGCGGCCAGCACCAGCATGTGCAGCGCCAGGCCCGCCAGCGCGCGGCGGCCGGCCGACACCGGATCGGGCGTGAACGCGCCGGTGTCGCGGCATTGCTCATAGGCTTGCTGCCAGTCGGTGTGCAGCGCGGTGGCCAGCTGTTCTTCCATGGCGTTGCAGACGGCATGAATGCGCTGCGGGTCCACGTGGTCGAGCTGCTCGGCAATGTAGTCTTCTTCGGGCAGCGTCAGCACCAGCGCCTTGAAGGCGGCGTCGAGTTGCGGGTTGCGCAGCACCGCACGCAGCGCGTCGATGAAGTCATCGCCCAGCGGCTGCTGACGACAGCCATCGCCTTCGCGTTCGATGTGCTCGATGGCGATGCGCAGGCCCAGTTGCTGGGCGGCTTCCCAGCGGTTGAACGGGTCGCTGTCGTGCGCCATCAGGTGCATCAGCTGCGCGGGGGGTCAGGTCAATGTCCAGCTCGACCGGCGCCGAGAAGCCGCGCAGCAGCGACGGCACCGGCTCGGCGTCGACGTGGACCAAGGTCAGCGTCGTCTCAGGCTCGGTCAGCACCACGGTGTGGCTGCCCTGCACGGGGCTGCCCCCGCTGTCGAGCTGCAGCGGCTGGTCGCGCCCATCAGGCCCGACCAGGCCCATGCGCACCGGGATGACAAAGGGCTGCTTGTGCGGCTGGCCCGGCGTCGCGGGGCAGCTTTGCGACAGCTTCAGCGTGTAGGTGCGGGCGGCAGCGTCGTAACAGCCTTCGGCCTTGACCACCGGCGTGCCGGCCTGGCTGTACCAGCGCTTGAACTGCGGCAGCAGGCGCGCCAGATCGCTGTCCGGGTTGGCGTCGGCCATGGCCTGCGCGAAGTCGTCGCAGGTGACGGCCTGGCCGTCGTGGCGCTTGAAGTACAGGTCCATGCCCGCGCGAAAGCCCTCGCGGCCCACCAGCGTCTGGTACATGCGCACCACTTCGGCGCCTTTTTCGTACACCGTGTCGGTGTAGAAATTGCTGATCTCCAGGTACTCGTCGGGCCGTACCGGGTGCGCCATGGGACCGGCGTCTTCGGGGAACTGCGCGCTGCGCAGGTCGATGACGTGCTCGATGCGCTTGACGGCGCGCGCGCTGGGCGTGCCGGCCAGGTCCATGCTGAACTCCTGGTCGCGGAAGACGGTGAGGCCTTCCTTCAGCGACAGCTGGAACCAGTCGCGGCAGGTGACGCGGTTGCCCGTCCAGTTGTGGAAGTACTCGTGGCCGATCACGCTTTCTACCGCGTCGTAGTCGCCGTCGGTCGCCGTCGAGGGCTTGGCCAGCACGTACTTGGTGTTGAAGATGTTCAGGCCCTTGTTCTCCATCGCGCCGGCATTGAAGTCGCTGGTGGCCACCACCATGAAGCGCTCCAGGTCCAGCGGCAGGCCGAAGCGCGCCTCGTCCCACAGCACCGAATGGATCAGCGAATTCATCGCGTGCTCGGTCTTGTCCAGGTCGCCCGGACGCACGTAGACCTGCAGCAGGTGGTCGCTGCCGCTGCGCGTGGTGATGCGCTGCTCGCGCGCCACCAGACGGCCGGCCACCAGGGCGAACAGGTAGCTGGGCTTCTTGTGCGGGTCGTGCCACTTGGCGAAGTGGCGGCCATCGGGCAGGTCGCCTTCGTCGACCAGGTTGCCGTTGGACAGCAGCACCGGGTAGCGGGCCTTGTCGGCGCGCAGCGTGACGGTGTAGCTGGTCATCACGTCCGGCCGGTCGAGGAAGTAGGTGATGCGGCGAAATCCTTCGGCCTCGCACTGGGTGAAGAAGTCGCCGTCGCTCATGAACAGGCCCATGAGCTTGCTGTTTTTTTCGGGGTAGCAGGTGGTGAAGATTTCCAGCTCGAACGGCGTCGTGCCTTCGGGCAGGTTCTCCAGCACCAGCGTCTCGCCATCCATACGGAAGCTGCAGCCCTGCCCGGCCAGCAACACGCGCGACAGGTTCAGTTCGTCGCCATGCAGGCGCAGCGGCTGCGGCGCCACGTCGGGGTTGCGGCGCAGCGTCATCCGGTTCAGGACGCGGGTCTTGGCGGGATCCAGGTCGAACGTCAGATCGACCGAATCGATCCAGAACGCGGGCGGGGCGTAGTCAAGGCGGCGGGTGACGGCGGATTGTCCTTCTCGCATGGCTTGATCCTCTTTACTTCAAAACTAATAGCATACCTCGCTTGATGGACAAGCGCTGGCAGCCGAAAACACCTGAAATCAGACGCCTTGCTTCAGGCTGGCCTCGATGAAGGCGTCCAGGTCGCCGTCGAGTACTTTCTGCGTGTTGCTGATCTCGACGTTGGTGCGCAGGTCCTTGATGCGGCTGTTGTCCAGCACGTAGCTGCGGATCTGGTGGCCCCAGCCGACGTCGGTCTTGCTGTCTTCCAGTTTCTGCTGCTCGTCGAGGCGCTTGCGCATCTCGTGGTCGTACAGGCGGCTGCGCAGGCGCTGCCAGGCCATGTCGCGGTTGCTGTGCTGGCTGCGGCTGTCCTGGCATTGCACCACGATGCCGGTGGGAATGTGGGTCAGGCGCACGGCCGAATCGGTCTTGTTGATGTGCTGGCCGCCGGCGCCCGACGCACGGTAGGTGTCGACGCGCACGTCGGCGGGGTTGATGTCGATCTCGATCGAGTCGTCGATCTCGGGGTAGACGAACACGCTGGCAAAGCTGGTGTGGCGCCCGCCGGACGAGTCGAACGGCGACTTGCGCACCAGACGGTGAACGCCGGTTTCGGTGCGCAGCAGGCCGTAGGCGTATTCGCCCTCGATCTTGACCGTGGCGCCCTTGATGCCCGCGGTGTCGCCGGGGGTTTCGTCCTCGATGGCGGTGCTGAAGCCCTTGCGTTCGGCGTAGCGCAGGTATTGGCGCAGCAGCATGCTGGCCCAGTCCTGCGCTTCGGTGCCGCCGGCGCCGGCCTGGATGTCGAGGAAACAGTTGTTGGGGTCGGCCGGCTGGTTGAACATGCGGCGGAACTCCAGTTCCTCGACCACCTTTTCCAGCTCCGCCACGTCGTCGGCGATGGCCTGCAGGCCGGCCTCGTCGTCCTCGTCGCAGCTCATCTCGAACAACTCGGCGTTGTCAGACAGGTTGCGCGTCAGGTCGTCCAGCGTGACCACCACGCCGTCGAGCGCCTTCTTTTCCTTGCCCAGCTCCTGGGCCTTCTTGGGGTCGTTCCAGACCGCCGGGTCTTCCAGCGCGGCGTTTACCGTGCGCAGGCGTTCGGCCTTGCCATCGTAGTCAAAGATACCCCCGTAGCTCGGCGGTGCGAGCGGTGAGATCCTCGATCTGGCTGCCAATGTGATTGATGTGTTCTGCTTCCATGGTGCTTCAAAAAAAGTGAGGGCGCGGCAGCGCCCCAAAGGGTGAATTTTCTCATGCGCGCCCGCGCCTGCACGTGCCCATGAAAAAGACCGCCGGGGCGGTCTTTTTGCGAATCATCCGAAGGCCGCGGAGCAGGCCATCCGGGGGGCGCGCGAGCCGGGGTCCCCCCGGCGACCCGCGTCGTCCCCCTTTGGGGGAAGGCGCGTCAGCGCCACAGGGGGAGCGTCACTTGACCACCATGCTGGTAAACGGCGGCACATAAGCCTGCAACGTGACCAGAATGCCCACCAGGCTGGCCAGCGCGATCGAGTGGAAGAACACGTAGCGCAGGATGTCGCCCTCATGGTCGAACCAGCGCGTGGCGGTGGAGGCCACCACGATGGACTGCGCGTCGATCATCTTGCCCATCACGCCGCCTGAAGAGTTGGCGGCGCCCATCAGGGTGGGCGACAGGCCCAGCTGCTCGGCCGCCACCTTCTGCATGCCGCCAAACAGCACGTTGGAGGCGGTGTCGGAGCCCGTGAGCGCCACGCCCAGCCAGCCCATCAGCGTGCCGAAGAAAGGGTACAGCACGCCCGTGCCGGCAAAGGCCAGGCCCAGCGTGGTGTCGGTGCCCGAATAGCGGGTAAGCGTGCCCAGCGCCAGCATGAGCACGATGGTCAGCAGCGACCACTTCACCAGGTTCAGCGTGCGGCCGTAGGTGGCCACGATCTGGCCGAACGAGTAGCGCGCGTACAGCCCGCCCACGATGGCGGCCAGCAAAATGCCCGTGCCGGTGGCCGACAGCAGGCCCAGCGTGTAGACCGCGCCTTCCTTGGTGGGCTTGGGCACCACGGGCGGCATCTTCTCGATCAGGTTGTGCAAGCCATCGATCGGGAACTTGGGCGCAAAGAAGCCGTTCAGCCAGGCCTTGACCGCCGGCAGGCCCCAGATGAACACGAACACGGTGAGAAACACCCACGGCATCCAGGCGCGGATCACCGCATCGCGCGGGTGCTTCACAGGCGCCGTTACCGGTCCGCCCTGCCCGCCATCGGCCTCATGCCCTTTCAGCGACACGCTGCGCCAGATCGTGGCGGGCTTCCACACGCGCAGGAACAGCACCAGCGCCGTCATGGAGCACAACGCGGCAATCACGTCCACCAGCTCCGGCCCCATGTAGTTGGACACCAGGAACTGCGGAATGGCAAACGACACGCCCGTCACCAGAATGGCGGGCCAGATTTCCATCATCGCCTTGCGGCCGGCAAAGGCCCAGATCAACCAGAAAGGCACCAGCAGCGAGAAGAAGGGCAACTGCCGCCCCACCATGGCCGACACGGCGTGCACGTCGTAGCCGTGCACGGCCGCCAGCGTGATGATGGGCGTGCCCAGCGCGCCATAAGCCACCGGCGCCGTGTTGGCGATCAGCGAAAGGCCCGACGCCGCCAGCGGCGAGAAGCCCAGGCCGATCAGCGCCGCCGCCGTCACCGCCACCGGCGTGCCGAAGCCGGCCGCGCCTTCAAAGAACGCGCCGAACGAGAACGCGATCAGCAGCAGTTGCAGACGCCGGTCTTCCGTGATGCCGGCAATCGAGTCCTGCAGGATCTTGAAGCTGCCGTTCTGCTCCGTCAGCTGGTGCAAAAAGATGATGTTGAGCACGATCCAGCCAATGGGCAGCAGGCCCGTCAGCCCGCCCAGCAACGCGGCCTTGCCGGCCATGGCGCCCGGCATGCCGTACACGAAGACCGCGATGACGAGCGCCGCCACCAGGCCGGCGCCCGCCGCCAGGTGCGCCTTCATGTGCAAAAAGCCGAGGCCCACCAGCATCACCACGACCGGTATGGCCGCCAGCAGGGTGGACAGCACCATGCTGCCCGTGGGGTTGTAGATTTGTTGCCAGATCATGGGTTCGCCTCGTCCGTCGCGCCGCATGGGGACTGCCCCCCGGGCGCGATCGCTTCCTTTCTGGTGACAAAGCGTAACTCCGGATACCCGGCTTGCCGATCCGTGAAATCCACATCGAAAACCTGCGCGCCGAGCGGCGCCAGGTCAGGTCGCGGTCAGGAAGTTTTCGACCCATCCGGCCAGCGCCTGCGGCTGGTCGTGGTGCAGCATGTGGCCGGCGTCGGCGATCACCTCGCGCCGCACGTCGGGCACGGCCTTCAGCCGCTCGTGGAACTCGGCCCGCGTGAAGCGCTGGCCCCACCAGCCGGCCAGGCTGTCGTCGCTGGCTTCCACCATCAGCGTGGGCGCGGTGATGGCGGCGTACAGCGCCAGCTGCTCGTCCACCCGAAACAGCTGCGCATTGATGATGCGGTGCGCCGCGTCACCCAGGATTTCCCAGCGCGTGCTGCCGTCGGCTTGCGTGCGCGGCGCGGCCCACTGGCGCGCCAGCCAGTCGGCCTTG
It includes:
- a CDS encoding class 1 fructose-bisphosphatase, whose amino-acid sequence is MSTRISLTRYLVEKQRVDGHIPSQLRLLLEVVARACKSISHAVNKGALGGVLGSAGSENVQGEVQKKLDIIANEVLIEANEWGGHLAAMASEEMDSIYLVPNRYPRGEYLLLMDPLDGSSNIEVNVSIGTIFSVLKMPEGDRGVEEGDFLQPGKCQVAAGYCVYGPQTTLVLTVGDGVAMFTLDREMGSFVLTQDKVEIPADTKEFAINMSNMRHWDAPVKRYIDECLQGKEGPRGKDFNMRWVASMVADVHRILTRGGIFMYPWDKREPNKPGKLRLMYEANPMSWLVEQAGGAATNGHQRILDVQPQQLHERVSVILGSKNEVERVTQYHQEAAPAA
- the prfB gene encoding peptide chain release factor 2 (programmed frameshift) — encoded protein: MEAEHINHIGSQIEDLTARTAELRGYLDYDGKAERLRTVNAALEDPAVWNDPKKAQELGKEKKALDGVVVTLDDLTRNLSDNAELFEMSCDEDDEAGLQAIADDVAELEKVVEELEFRRMFNQPADPNNCFLDIQAGAGGTEAQDWASMLLRQYLRYAERKGFSTAIEDETPGDTAGIKGATVKIEGEYAYGLLRTETGVHRLVRKSPFDSSGGRHTSFASVFVYPEIDDSIEIDINPADVRVDTYRASGAGGQHINKTDSAVRLTHIPTGIVVQCQDSRSQHSNRDMAWQRLRSRLYDHEMRKRLDEQQKLEDSKTDVGWGHQIRSYVLDNSRIKDLRTNVEISNTQKVLDGDLDAFIEASLKQGV
- a CDS encoding L-lactate permease, whose amino-acid sequence is MIWQQIYNPTGSMVLSTLLAAIPVVVMLVGLGFLHMKAHLAAGAGLVAALVIAVFVYGMPGAMAGKAALLGGLTGLLPIGWIVLNIIFLHQLTEQNGSFKILQDSIAGITEDRRLQLLLIAFSFGAFFEGAAGFGTPVAVTAAALIGLGFSPLAASGLSLIANTAPVAYGALGTPIITLAAVHGYDVHAVSAMVGRQLPFFSLLVPFWLIWAFAGRKAMMEIWPAILVTGVSFAIPQFLVSNYMGPELVDVIAALCSMTALVLFLRVWKPATIWRSVSLKGHEADGGQGGPVTAPVKHPRDAVIRAWMPWVFLTVFVFIWGLPAVKAWLNGFFAPKFPIDGLHNLIEKMPPVVPKPTKEGAVYTLGLLSATGTGILLAAIVGGLYARYSFGQIVATYGRTLNLVKWSLLTIVLMLALGTLTRYSGTDTTLGLAFAGTGVLYPFFGTLMGWLGVALTGSDTASNVLFGGMQKVAAEQLGLSPTLMGAANSSGGVMGKMIDAQSIVVASTATRWFDHEGDILRYVFFHSIALASLVGILVTLQAYVPPFTSMVVK